Proteins from a single region of Symphalangus syndactylus isolate Jambi chromosome 12, NHGRI_mSymSyn1-v2.1_pri, whole genome shotgun sequence:
- the TEX50 gene encoding testis-expressed protein 50, with translation MSNQRQSLIFSLLFICFFRESFCICDGTIWTKVGWEILPEEVHYWKVTGSPSHHLPYLLDKLCCHFANMDIFQGCLYLIYNLLQAVFFILFFLSVHYLWTKWKKHQKKLKNQASLEKPGNDLDSPFINNIDQTLHGVATTSSVIYKILGYHPSSKKIKHCKLKKSKEEGARRY, from the exons ATGTCTAATCAAAGACAATCGCTgattttttctctgttgtttatcTGCTTCTTCAGGGAGAGTTTCTGCATTTGTGATGGAACTATCTGGACAAAGGTTGGATGGGAGATTCTTCCAGAAGAAGTACATTATTGGAAAGTTACGGGTTCTCCATCTCACCATCTGCCTTATCTTCTGGATAAACTATGCTGCCACTTTGCTAACATGGATATATTTCAGGGTTGTTTATAtctcatttataatttattacaagctgtctttttcatcttattttttttgtctgtgcATTACCTGTGGACGAAATGGAAGAAACACCAAAAAAAG cTGAAAAACCAAGCCTCCTTAGAAAAACCTGGTAATGATCTAGACAGCCCATTCATCAACAACATTGACCAAACACTCCACGGAGTGGCAACCACATCATCAGTGATATACAAGATCTTGGGGTACCATCCTTCctctaagaaaattaagcactGCAAATTAAAGAAGAGTAAAGAAGAAGGAGCCAGAAGATActaa